One stretch of Bacteroidales bacterium DNA includes these proteins:
- a CDS encoding chromate transporter: MKQLFDMFFTFAKIGTFTIGGGWAMIPLIEKDVVEKKKWIEKEEFIDILAISQSLPGILAVNTAIFIGYKVKKVAGSIVCLLATILPSFLIILFIAIFFRQFQNNPTVVSIFKGIRPAVVALILAPVFTTAKSAKINIKNIFIPVCAALLIWLCGVSPVWIILVAGIGGIVWYFIFQQKILKHKKEKGTKT; this comes from the coding sequence ATGAAACAACTCTTCGACATGTTTTTCACATTTGCCAAAATAGGGACCTTCACTATTGGAGGCGGTTGGGCAATGATTCCCTTAATCGAAAAAGATGTCGTTGAGAAGAAAAAATGGATTGAAAAAGAAGAGTTTATCGATATTCTTGCTATTTCACAATCGCTTCCGGGAATTCTCGCAGTAAATACAGCAATTTTCATAGGTTATAAAGTAAAGAAAGTCGCAGGTAGTATTGTTTGTTTGCTGGCAACAATTTTACCTTCATTTTTGATAATTCTTTTTATTGCAATATTTTTCCGGCAGTTTCAAAATAATCCTACTGTTGTCAGTATTTTTAAAGGAATCAGACCAGCTGTCGTAGCATTAATTTTAGCACCTGTTTTTACGACTGCTAAAAGCGCTAAAATAAATATCAAAAATATTTTCATTCCTGTTTGTGCCGCTTTACTTATTTGGTTGTGCGGTGTTTCTCCTGTGTGGATAATTCTTGTTGCAGGAATTGGCGGAATTGTGTGGTATTTTATCTTTCAACAAAAAATATTAAAGCATAAAAAGGAAAAAGGAACGAAAACATAA
- a CDS encoding toxin-antitoxin system YwqK family antitoxin, producing MKKNIIIFCCLLVLIFTSCRKTEKYYDYFGKITSEIQMKNGVPDGVAKFYFQDGKNINAISNYKNGKLEGGTTRWYYNGLKEYEEFYTNDQLHGTRKAWDKNGNLILEEEYTHGELNGISRTWYSNGQIKIDAYYLDGMPHGNWVFYDSNGIHVGYAEFENGNGTQISLNPNGTISKVIHYEGGIKIDEE from the coding sequence ATGAAGAAAAACATAATAATCTTTTGTTGTTTACTGGTTTTGATATTTACTTCTTGCAGAAAAACTGAAAAATATTACGATTATTTCGGTAAAATTACTAGCGAAATTCAAATGAAAAATGGAGTTCCCGACGGTGTTGCAAAGTTTTATTTTCAAGACGGGAAAAATATAAATGCGATAAGTAATTACAAAAACGGTAAACTTGAAGGAGGAACAACACGTTGGTATTATAACGGACTTAAGGAATATGAAGAATTTTATACAAATGACCAATTACACGGCACAAGAAAAGCTTGGGATAAAAATGGAAATTTAATTTTAGAAGAAGAATATACCCATGGAGAACTTAATGGTATTTCAAGAACATGGTATTCTAACGGCCAAATTAAGATAGATGCATATTATTTAGATGGGATGCCGCACGGTAATTGGGTATTTTATGACAGTAACGGAATTCATGTCGGTTATGCTGAATTTGAAAATGGAAACGGCACACAAATAAGTTTAAATCCTAATGGAACAATTAGCAAAGTTATTCATTATGAAGGCGGAATAAAAATTGACGAGGAATAA
- a CDS encoding T9SS type A sorting domain-containing protein has protein sequence MKIKHLRFKFFAISLGAALFLLTTAFIANNFISSKSDKQVNYYQSEHEYLNSLRMNPKTGTVSPTDYAKALKEVQKYRANNANKSSELIWENEGPDNLAGRMRSTLRVESGDKAYWYAGSVSGGLWRLEEGSQVWSIVSESVNSLNVSSMHQSTDGTLYIGTGESFYSEDFNLLPGFKGRGIYKSSNGVDFTVIASTVPTENAVYGEDWFYINKITTINNRLFVGTNTGLNVSDLQGSSWTIAKTSDGQELTGECNELVSMNNAIAAFVDGLAYISVNGDPNNFVCISTKYEESGTIYNSTMLPKNNIGRVCFAFAPSNPDYLYAIAISSDASNRGKLENIYRSVKGNNGWTNWTAIGPGGSTHMFYVFESNGLYSSAIAIDPDNENRIFIGGNDLWRGDYVEGGELYQWTQLTTYKSLYSSAYVPSNHFSYLIDSSGNIAIACENGIYVFNNSTLRASSRNINLTTSQFYTVSANYKGNVYGGTQGNGTVLIDPNTSISGKGGENVVPSISLSTGEDFNAFNIGGYVHNSMINPIGVIVSINGNDDIKDESISIYAYFGGKQRLTIYRYDDQMPQNISYWLDGSDPIKPIEDSASYITPSILWENFNYTQSRDSVDFTADKDYVIGDKVYAASKNAYYPIEVILEENLSEGQTIRVQDIVASKFFVGVNSSIFMTTEASNFNRDFRNDNPWWTISSSKLGGIQGTPQCLGLSKDANYLYVGTKDGKLYKLSNIAAAYNTETANVGSNLYATSGTVTANPYCVVNTSLIADFGDRVITSVSVHPNNSQIVVVTLGNYGFDDYVYITKDALEKEPTFNKVNSLHLAHAPIYTSIFVEGVENNDNMFMIGTDFGIWSTSDITGNQVEWIEEEAGIGELPVFMLKQQNVQTDNGKPVYYDGQELYISNYRGIYAATFGGGVFKCTNLVKTGVTGIDDPVIANNDNDINIYPNPAKDYVNISIETDSNVDATLYIYNVSGKLVNVMTKRSFSDKVTFTLNTSNMQNGTYIAKIDVPNCKSKTSKFIVVK, from the coding sequence ATGAAAATCAAACATTTACGATTCAAATTTTTTGCAATATCTTTGGGTGCTGCATTATTTTTGTTAACTACTGCTTTTATAGCGAATAACTTTATTAGCAGTAAATCTGATAAACAAGTAAATTATTATCAGTCGGAACATGAATATCTGAATTCATTGCGTATGAATCCGAAGACTGGTACCGTTTCTCCTACCGATTATGCTAAAGCGTTGAAAGAAGTACAAAAATACCGCGCTAACAATGCTAATAAAAGTAGTGAATTAATTTGGGAAAATGAAGGTCCTGATAATTTAGCAGGAAGAATGCGTAGTACACTTCGTGTTGAATCCGGTGATAAAGCATATTGGTATGCAGGCAGTGTTAGTGGTGGTTTATGGCGATTGGAAGAAGGATCTCAAGTATGGAGCATCGTTTCAGAAAGCGTAAACAGTTTAAATGTCAGCAGTATGCATCAATCTACCGATGGAACATTATATATTGGGACAGGAGAAAGTTTCTATAGTGAAGATTTTAACTTATTACCTGGTTTTAAAGGAAGAGGAATTTATAAATCTTCAAACGGAGTTGATTTCACTGTTATTGCATCTACAGTTCCTACTGAAAATGCCGTATACGGAGAAGATTGGTTTTATATCAACAAAATTACAACTATTAACAACAGATTATTTGTCGGTACAAATACCGGATTAAATGTTTCTGACCTTCAAGGAAGTTCTTGGACAATTGCTAAAACCTCCGACGGACAAGAATTAACCGGTGAATGTAACGAATTAGTTTCCATGAATAATGCTATTGCTGCATTTGTTGACGGATTAGCATATATATCTGTTAATGGAGATCCTAATAATTTCGTATGTATCTCAACAAAATATGAAGAAAGCGGTACAATATATAATTCAACTATGTTACCGAAAAATAACATAGGTAGAGTATGTTTTGCATTTGCTCCGTCAAATCCTGATTACTTATATGCGATTGCAATTAGTTCCGATGCAAGTAACAGGGGTAAACTTGAAAATATTTATCGTTCTGTAAAGGGTAATAACGGCTGGACAAATTGGACTGCTATCGGACCGGGTGGAAGTACACATATGTTCTATGTTTTTGAATCTAACGGATTATATTCGTCAGCTATTGCTATTGATCCGGATAATGAAAATAGAATATTTATCGGCGGCAACGATTTATGGAGAGGTGACTACGTAGAAGGCGGTGAGTTATATCAATGGACTCAACTAACTACTTACAAATCTTTATACTCCAGTGCATACGTTCCAAGCAATCATTTTTCTTATTTAATAGATAGCAGCGGCAACATTGCCATTGCATGTGAAAATGGTATTTATGTTTTCAATAATTCGACACTTAGAGCCTCATCTCGTAATATTAACTTAACTACATCTCAATTTTATACTGTCTCTGCTAACTACAAAGGTAATGTTTACGGTGGTACGCAAGGTAACGGTACAGTATTAATTGATCCTAATACAAGTATAAGCGGTAAAGGCGGAGAGAACGTAGTTCCAAGTATTAGTTTAAGCACAGGCGAAGACTTTAATGCTTTCAATATCGGAGGCTATGTTCATAATAGTATGATAAATCCAATAGGTGTTATTGTATCAATAAACGGTAATGATGATATAAAGGATGAAAGTATTTCTATTTATGCTTATTTTGGCGGAAAACAACGTTTGACAATTTATCGTTATGACGATCAAATGCCGCAAAATATCTCATATTGGCTCGATGGTAGTGATCCTATAAAACCTATAGAAGACAGTGCTTCATATATTACTCCATCTATTTTATGGGAAAACTTTAATTATACACAAAGCAGAGATAGTGTTGATTTTACCGCAGATAAAGATTATGTTATAGGTGATAAAGTCTATGCCGCAAGTAAAAATGCTTATTATCCTATTGAAGTAATATTAGAAGAAAATTTAAGCGAAGGTCAAACAATTAGAGTTCAAGATATAGTTGCTTCAAAATTCTTTGTAGGAGTAAACAGTTCAATTTTTATGACAACCGAAGCCTCTAATTTTAATAGAGATTTTAGAAATGATAACCCATGGTGGACTATATCAAGCAGTAAGCTCGGTGGTATTCAAGGAACTCCGCAATGTTTAGGTTTATCAAAAGATGCCAATTATTTATATGTAGGTACAAAAGACGGTAAATTATATAAATTATCTAATATTGCTGCTGCATATAATACTGAAACAGCAAATGTAGGATCTAACCTCTATGCTACCAGCGGCACTGTTACGGCAAATCCATACTGCGTTGTAAATACCTCCTTAATTGCTGATTTCGGTGATAGAGTTATTACTTCGGTTTCAGTTCATCCGAATAACTCTCAAATTGTTGTTGTTACTTTAGGTAATTATGGTTTTGATGATTATGTTTACATTACAAAAGATGCTTTGGAAAAAGAGCCGACTTTTAATAAAGTTAATAGTTTGCATCTTGCTCATGCACCGATTTATACTTCAATATTTGTTGAAGGTGTAGAAAATAATGATAACATGTTTATGATAGGTACGGACTTCGGAATTTGGAGCACTTCTGATATCACAGGAAATCAAGTAGAATGGATTGAAGAAGAAGCCGGTATTGGTGAACTACCTGTATTTATGTTAAAACAACAAAATGTTCAAACTGATAACGGTAAACCTGTATACTATGACGGACAAGAATTGTATATTAGCAATTACAGAGGTATTTATGCCGCAACTTTCGGTGGAGGTGTCTTCAAATGTACAAATTTAGTTAAAACAGGTGTAACAGGTATTGATGATCCCGTAATCGCTAATAATGATAACGATATTAATATTTATCCTAATCCGGCAAAAGATTATGTAAATATTTCTATTGAAACAGATTCTAACGTTGATGCAACTTTATATATATATAATGTATCTGGGAAACTCGTAAATGTTATGACTAAACGTTCATTTTCCGACAAAGTAACATTTACTTTAAATACTTCTAACATGCAAAATGGTACTTATATTGCTAAAATTGATGTACCTAATTGCAAATCTAAAACTTCAAAATTTATCGTTGTAAAATAA
- the rlmB gene encoding 23S rRNA (guanosine(2251)-2'-O)-methyltransferase RlmB: MNQNNSKGFIYGIHPLIEAIEAGKEIEKIFIKKDTNSQQYSQLLKLIRENNLPYQYVPIEKLNRITRKNHQGVIAYISPIAYDNIEQIIPTLFEEGSIPLVLILDGITDVRNFGAICRTAECAGVNAIIYAEKGSAIINEDTVKTSAGAILNIPICKVKNLTKTVKFLTECGLNIIACTEKTDKTYYHLNYTEPTAVIMGSEGEGISFELRRLAQQEAAIPLFGKTESLNVSCATAIILYEIVRQRSMGE, translated from the coding sequence ATGAATCAGAATAATTCAAAAGGTTTTATTTATGGCATTCATCCGCTTATTGAAGCAATTGAGGCCGGAAAAGAAATAGAAAAGATTTTTATTAAAAAAGATACGAATTCCCAACAGTATTCGCAATTATTAAAACTTATCAGGGAAAACAATTTACCGTATCAATATGTTCCTATTGAAAAATTAAATAGAATAACACGAAAGAATCATCAGGGAGTTATTGCATACATTTCTCCAATTGCATATGATAATATAGAACAAATAATTCCGACTTTATTTGAAGAAGGATCAATACCTTTAGTATTAATCCTCGACGGTATTACCGATGTAAGGAATTTCGGAGCAATCTGCCGTACCGCCGAATGTGCGGGTGTAAATGCTATTATATATGCTGAAAAAGGAAGCGCAATAATCAATGAAGATACGGTTAAAACCTCAGCGGGTGCAATTCTAAATATTCCGATATGTAAGGTTAAAAATCTTACTAAAACAGTAAAATTTCTTACCGAATGCGGATTAAACATTATTGCCTGCACGGAAAAAACCGACAAAACTTATTATCATTTAAATTACACGGAACCTACTGCTGTTATTATGGGTTCCGAAGGTGAGGGTATTTCTTTCGAATTAAGAAGATTGGCACAACAGGAAGCAGCAATTCCCTTGTTCGGTAAAACCGAATCTCTAAATGTTTCCTGTGCTACAGCAATAATTCTTTATGAAATTGTCCGCCAACGCTCAATGGGAGAATGA
- the ung gene encoding uracil-DNA glycosylase translates to MKPKIHESWLNVLNEEFNKEYFINLKEFLHTERKKYRIFPPGNKIFAAYDTTPFDNIKAVIIGQDPYHGYNQANGLCFSVNPPVEMPPSLINIFKELKDDLGYEIPKYGDLTKWANEGVLLLNAVLTVRENQAGSHRDHGWENFTNATIKAISDKKENIVFILWGNYAKEKISLIDSSKHYILTAAHPSPLSANRGGFFGCKHFSKTNSFLISKGLKPINWNLN, encoded by the coding sequence ATAAAACCTAAAATACACGAGTCGTGGCTTAATGTGTTAAACGAAGAATTTAACAAGGAGTATTTCATTAATCTTAAAGAATTCCTTCATACAGAAAGAAAGAAATACCGTATTTTTCCTCCCGGAAATAAAATATTTGCCGCCTATGATACAACTCCTTTCGATAACATTAAAGCAGTAATAATAGGTCAAGATCCTTATCACGGTTATAATCAGGCTAATGGGTTATGCTTCTCTGTAAACCCACCTGTTGAAATGCCACCATCATTAATTAATATTTTTAAAGAATTGAAAGATGATTTAGGGTATGAAATTCCTAAATACGGTGATCTTACGAAATGGGCAAATGAAGGAGTACTACTATTAAACGCGGTTTTAACCGTCAGAGAAAACCAAGCCGGTTCTCATAGAGATCATGGTTGGGAAAATTTTACCAATGCAACAATTAAAGCCATTTCAGATAAAAAAGAAAATATAGTATTTATTTTATGGGGAAATTATGCAAAAGAGAAAATCTCTTTGATTGACTCATCAAAACATTATATACTAACGGCGGCTCATCCTTCACCTCTATCCGCAAATCGTGGAGGTTTCTTCGGCTGTAAACATTTTTCAAAAACAAATTCTTTCTTAATAAGTAAAGGGCTAAAACCTATTAATTGGAATTTAAACTAA
- a CDS encoding T9SS type A sorting domain-containing protein: protein MKKIFITICISLFALSLSAQIKSYTPTLTSPESGTINTMPITLMDWESIAGYPNLKYEIHISDQADFSNILFELETESSAIKSPVLKFNSEYFWRVRAIDDKDESEWSEVRSFVTLNEINVTAPIANALQVNPRPTYRWISYGNIDFEGISQIEIVICDSDDFDEDNPSYQENFIHKDSSAFSARVATVHNLNFNTVYYWRVRLYNDTNGEMADISSWSETKSFTTVQKNTPKSPSNNGTGIDPMVDLELTTNFTPPCVYIFQIDTDENFSSPNEYTSTSIKLTNYDTLLFNTEYFWRVKMTYGNSVSEWTDTWGFTTLNYPRQREPLDNASITNASNFTIDNIGGSSHYIFQVSASSSFPDEETYIATFDHIVGTRPTIYINNYVDFDPQENTTYYWRAKAFNIYNETEWCAARRFSYINVAGIDDYLTLETTIYPNPNSGNFKLEVNSSINNAVIRVYDLTGRIRYNETVNLIEGNAHNINVNLSKGLYILEINNNGIRTNKKFTVQ, encoded by the coding sequence ATGAAAAAAATATTTATAACTATATGTATATCATTATTTGCATTATCTCTTTCTGCACAAATTAAATCATATACACCAACATTAACATCTCCGGAATCCGGCACAATTAATACAATGCCGATTACTCTTATGGATTGGGAATCAATTGCCGGATATCCAAATCTTAAATATGAGATTCATATTAGCGACCAAGCTGATTTTAGTAATATTTTATTTGAACTTGAAACTGAAAGTTCGGCAATTAAATCACCTGTTCTAAAATTCAACAGTGAATATTTTTGGAGAGTAAGAGCTATTGATGATAAAGATGAATCCGAATGGTCTGAAGTAAGGAGTTTTGTTACTTTAAATGAAATAAATGTAACAGCGCCCATTGCTAATGCGCTTCAAGTAAATCCAAGACCCACGTATAGATGGATCTCTTATGGTAATATTGATTTTGAAGGAATTTCGCAAATAGAAATAGTTATTTGTGATTCAGATGATTTCGATGAAGATAATCCTAGCTATCAAGAAAATTTTATTCATAAAGATTCCAGTGCTTTTAGTGCCAGAGTAGCTACAGTACATAACTTAAACTTCAACACGGTATATTATTGGAGAGTTCGTCTATATAATGATACTAACGGTGAAATGGCCGATATTTCTAGCTGGTCGGAAACAAAATCATTTACTACAGTTCAAAAAAATACTCCAAAAAGTCCGTCTAATAACGGCACTGGCATTGACCCTATGGTTGACTTAGAACTAACTACCAATTTTACCCCTCCTTGCGTATATATATTTCAAATTGATACTGATGAAAACTTTTCATCACCAAATGAATATACGTCTACTTCAATAAAATTAACTAATTATGATACTTTATTATTTAATACCGAATATTTCTGGCGCGTTAAAATGACTTATGGAAACTCTGTTTCTGAATGGACAGATACTTGGGGATTTACCACTCTTAATTATCCAAGGCAAAGGGAACCTTTAGATAATGCATCTATAACAAATGCTTCTAACTTCACTATTGATAATATTGGCGGTAGCAGTCATTATATATTTCAAGTGTCTGCATCATCAAGTTTCCCCGATGAAGAAACATATATTGCAACTTTTGATCATATCGTAGGCACAAGACCTACAATCTATATTAATAATTATGTTGATTTTGATCCTCAGGAAAATACAACTTATTATTGGAGAGCGAAGGCATTTAACATTTATAATGAAACCGAATGGTGTGCTGCAAGAAGATTCTCTTATATAAATGTGGCAGGTATTGATGATTATCTAACACTTGAAACAACTATTTATCCTAATCCAAATAGCGGTAACTTTAAATTAGAAGTAAATTCTTCAATAAATAATGCTGTTATTCGTGTATATGACCTTACGGGAAGAATTCGTTATAATGAAACTGTTAACCTTATTGAAGGTAATGCTCATAACATTAATGTTAATCTTTCAAAAGGTTTATATATACTTGAGATTAATAATAATGGTATAAGAACAAATAAAAAGTTCACAGTACAATAA
- a CDS encoding AAA family ATPase translates to MNANIRELNELIIERSSIIDSILLEMNKVIIGQKYMTERLLIGLLMEGHILLEGVPGLAKTLAIKSLSDTINASFSRIQFTPDLLPADLIGTMIYSPKSESFEVKKGPIFANFILADEINRSPAKVQSALLEAMQERQVTIGDKTFKLDNPFLVMATQNPIEQEGTYPLPEAQVDRFMLKVVVGYPSKEEEKLILRQNILSGYPKCNKIVKLEDIIELKEIARSIYLDEKIETYITDIVFASRYPEKYKMEDYASMISYGASPRASIGLALAAKGYAFIKRRGYVIPEDVRAVAYDVLRHRIGLSYEAEAENITSDNIINEILNRVEVP, encoded by the coding sequence ATGAACGCGAATATCAGAGAACTTAATGAGTTGATAATTGAACGTAGCTCAATTATCGATTCAATTTTACTCGAAATGAATAAAGTGATTATCGGTCAAAAGTATATGACTGAAAGACTTTTGATCGGTTTGTTGATGGAAGGTCATATTCTCCTTGAAGGTGTACCAGGACTTGCTAAAACATTGGCTATAAAATCACTATCAGATACTATCAATGCTTCTTTTAGTAGAATCCAATTTACTCCGGACCTACTTCCTGCCGACTTAATAGGCACAATGATATATAGTCCGAAAAGCGAATCTTTTGAAGTTAAAAAAGGTCCGATTTTCGCTAATTTTATTCTTGCCGATGAGATTAACAGGTCTCCGGCCAAAGTACAAAGTGCATTGCTGGAAGCTATGCAGGAGAGACAAGTTACTATAGGTGATAAAACTTTTAAATTGGATAATCCCTTCTTAGTTATGGCAACACAAAATCCGATCGAACAAGAAGGTACTTATCCTTTGCCGGAAGCCCAAGTGGATAGATTTATGTTGAAAGTAGTAGTAGGTTATCCGAGTAAAGAAGAAGAAAAACTTATCCTGCGCCAAAATATTCTCAGCGGGTATCCAAAGTGTAATAAAATTGTTAAACTTGAGGATATTATTGAGTTGAAAGAAATTGCAAGATCTATTTATCTTGACGAAAAGATAGAAACTTATATCACGGATATAGTCTTCGCTTCGCGTTATCCCGAGAAGTATAAAATGGAAGATTATGCATCAATGATAAGTTACGGTGCATCTCCGCGTGCCTCTATCGGTCTTGCGCTTGCTGCTAAGGGCTACGCATTCATCAAAAGAAGAGGCTATGTTATTCCCGAAGATGTCAGAGCTGTTGCATACGACGTTCTCAGACATCGCATAGGTTTATCTTATGAAGCCGAAGCCGAAAATATTACTTCGGATAATATTATCAATGAAATATTAAATAGAGTTGAGGTACCTTAA
- a CDS encoding DUF58 domain-containing protein: MNTKEILKKVKKIEIKSRGLSQQIFAGQYHSAFKGRGMAFSEVREYEYGDDTRNIDWNVTARYNRPFVKIFEEERELTVMLLVDVSGSNEFGSKNCLKEDVITEVAAVLSFSAISNNDKVGVIFFSDKIEKFIPPKKGSTHILRIIRELIDFKPESQKTDIAEALRFLTNSMKKKTTCFVLSDFISPDFENALRIAKYKHDIVALRITDPREYDIPNVGMVRVFDKEEGKTTWMDTSSKTVRNEYSQWWRDKNTEISKLFLRCGVDHAFLRTDRDYVKELMKLFKVRESRY, encoded by the coding sequence GTGAATACCAAAGAAATTCTCAAAAAGGTCAAAAAAATCGAAATAAAAAGTCGCGGATTATCCCAGCAAATATTTGCCGGACAATATCATAGTGCTTTTAAAGGTAGAGGTATGGCTTTTAGTGAAGTGAGGGAATATGAATATGGTGACGACACGAGAAATATTGATTGGAATGTTACTGCGCGCTATAATAGACCTTTTGTGAAAATTTTTGAGGAAGAACGTGAACTTACGGTTATGCTTCTGGTTGATGTCAGCGGATCCAATGAATTCGGTTCCAAAAATTGTCTTAAAGAAGATGTCATTACTGAAGTGGCTGCTGTTCTTTCTTTTTCGGCTATTAGTAATAATGATAAGGTCGGAGTTATCTTTTTTTCAGATAAAATCGAAAAATTTATTCCGCCGAAAAAGGGTTCTACCCATATTCTTAGAATTATTAGAGAACTAATTGATTTCAAACCTGAAAGTCAAAAAACGGATATTGCCGAAGCATTACGTTTTCTTACAAATTCAATGAAAAAGAAAACAACCTGCTTTGTTCTGTCGGATTTTATTTCTCCTGATTTTGAGAATGCTCTTAGAATTGCAAAGTATAAGCATGATATTGTTGCGCTTAGAATTACGGATCCACGCGAATATGATATTCCTAATGTAGGAATGGTAAGGGTTTTTGATAAGGAAGAAGGGAAAACAACTTGGATGGATACATCTTCTAAAACTGTTAGAAATGAATATTCGCAATGGTGGAGAGATAAAAATACGGAGATCTCAAAATTATTTTTGAGATGCGGAGTTGATCATGCTTTTCTGAGAACAGACAGGGATTATGTTAAGGAACTTATGAAACTTTTTAAGGTAAGAGAAAGCAGGTATTAA
- the gdhA gene encoding NADP-specific glutamate dehydrogenase: MNVEKIMQDLTAKHSHEPEYLQAVHEVLESIVDVYNANPQFEKAKIIERMVEPDRIFTFKVSWVDDKGEAQVNLGYRVQFNGAIGPYKGGLRFHPSVNLSILKFLGFEQTFKNSLTSLPMGGGKGGSDFNPKGKSDGEIMRFCQAFMLELWHHIGPETDVPAGDIGVGAREIGYMYGMYKKLAQDHTGVLTGKGLNWGGSLIRPEATGFGGVYFVDHMLKTQNIDIKGKTVSCSGFGNVAWGAALKATELGAKVVAISGPDGYIYDEAGISGEKINYMLDLRNSNQDIVAPYAQKFSGSKFVAGKKPWEVKVDIALPCATQNELNGEDAATLIKNGVICVGEISNMGCTPEAIEAFQKAKVLFAPGKAVNAGGVATSGLEMSQNSLKLSWTREEVDARLKQIMENIHTACVKYGKQADGYINYVKGANIAGFLKVANAMLDLGVI, translated from the coding sequence ATGAACGTAGAAAAAATCATGCAAGATTTGACAGCAAAGCATTCACATGAACCTGAATACTTACAAGCTGTTCACGAGGTATTAGAATCTATTGTTGACGTTTACAATGCTAATCCTCAATTTGAAAAAGCAAAAATCATTGAAAGAATGGTTGAACCTGATCGTATCTTTACTTTCAAAGTAAGTTGGGTTGATGACAAAGGTGAAGCTCAAGTTAATCTTGGATACCGTGTTCAATTCAACGGCGCTATTGGTCCTTACAAGGGTGGTCTTCGTTTTCACCCAAGCGTAAATTTAAGTATTCTTAAATTTTTAGGATTCGAACAAACTTTCAAAAACAGCTTAACATCATTACCTATGGGTGGTGGTAAAGGCGGATCTGATTTTAATCCTAAAGGTAAATCAGACGGTGAAATCATGCGCTTCTGCCAAGCTTTCATGCTTGAATTATGGCATCATATCGGTCCTGAAACAGACGTTCCTGCAGGCGATATTGGTGTTGGAGCTCGCGAAATTGGCTATATGTACGGAATGTACAAAAAATTAGCTCAAGATCATACCGGCGTTTTAACGGGTAAAGGTCTTAATTGGGGTGGATCATTAATTCGTCCGGAAGCTACAGGTTTTGGTGGAGTTTATTTCGTAGACCATATGTTAAAAACTCAAAATATTGACATAAAAGGTAAAACAGTTTCTTGCTCCGGTTTTGGTAATGTTGCTTGGGGTGCTGCTCTTAAAGCTACTGAATTAGGTGCTAAAGTTGTTGCTATTTCAGGTCCTGACGGATATATTTATGATGAAGCAGGTATTAGTGGAGAAAAAATTAACTATATGCTTGACTTACGTAATTCAAACCAAGATATAGTTGCTCCTTACGCACAGAAATTTTCTGGATCTAAATTCGTAGCAGGTAAAAAACCTTGGGAAGTAAAAGTTGATATCGCTCTTCCATGTGCAACTCAAAACGAACTTAACGGAGAAGATGCAGCAACTCTTATTAAAAACGGTGTAATTTGTGTTGGTGAAATTTCTAACATGGGTTGTACTCCTGAAGCTATTGAAGCTTTCCAAAAAGCAAAAGTACTTTTTGCTCCTGGTAAAGCTGTAAATGCCGGTGGTGTTGCGACTTCTGGTCTTGAAATGAGCCAAAATAGCTTAAAATTAAGCTGGACAAGAGAAGAAGTTGATGCTCGTTTAAAACAAATAATGGAAAATATCCATACAGCATGTGTGAAATACGGAAAACAAGCTGATGGCTACATCAATTATGTAAAAGGTGCAAACATCGCAGGTTTCTTAAAAGTTGCTAATGCAATGTTAGATCTTGGAGTTATTTAA